A stretch of the Mesorhizobium huakuii genome encodes the following:
- a CDS encoding sulfurtransferase TusA family protein, with protein sequence MAGDTAIYDLKGLNCPLPVLKAKKRLAGMQPGSRLWLETTDPLAVIDIPAFCSDAGHQLIETAAMSGGHRFLVERGETV encoded by the coding sequence TTGGCTGGGGATACCGCTATCTATGACCTGAAAGGGCTGAACTGCCCTTTGCCGGTACTGAAGGCAAAGAAGCGGTTGGCGGGAATGCAGCCTGGCAGCCGGCTGTGGCTCGAAACCACCGACCCGCTCGCCGTCATCGATATTCCCGCCTTTTGCTCGGACGCCGGCCACCAGCTGATTGAAACAGCAGCGATGTCAGGCGGCCATCGATTCCTGGTCGAGCGCGGCGAAACAGTCTGA
- a CDS encoding CobW family GTP-binding protein produces the protein MSGFPIPVSVLTGFLGAGKTTLLNRLLKDPALADTAVIINEYGEVAIDHLLVEQASDGIIQLSDGCLCCTVRGELVDTLADLVDRLQTGRIARLARVIVETTGLADPAPVLQSIMAHPALVQAFRLDGVITLVDAVNGNVTLDAHVEAVKQVAVADRIVLSKADLVTDTGDLDTLRARLRQVNPGAELLDAGNSTTGVAALFDCGLYNPATKSADVRRWLGEEAAHDHAHDHHHGHNHDHDHSHDHGHRHDQRVRSYSLVHDGPVPFSAIEMFLDLLRSTHGEKLLRMKGVIELREDPSRPLVIHGVQKILHPPARLPAWPDGQRGTRLVLITLDMPEDYVRRLFAAFTNRPSIDTPDRAALENNPLAIAGR, from the coding sequence ATGAGCGGCTTTCCGATCCCCGTTTCGGTGCTGACCGGCTTCCTCGGTGCCGGCAAGACGACGTTGCTCAACCGGCTGCTGAAGGATCCGGCGCTGGCCGACACGGCGGTCATCATCAACGAATATGGCGAGGTGGCGATCGACCATTTGCTGGTCGAACAGGCCTCCGACGGCATCATCCAGCTCTCGGACGGCTGCCTGTGCTGCACCGTGCGCGGCGAACTGGTCGACACGCTGGCCGACCTGGTCGACCGGCTGCAGACCGGCCGCATCGCCCGGCTGGCCCGCGTCATCGTCGAGACCACGGGCCTTGCCGACCCGGCGCCGGTGCTGCAGTCGATCATGGCGCATCCGGCACTTGTCCAGGCGTTTCGGCTCGACGGCGTCATCACGCTGGTCGACGCGGTCAATGGCAATGTCACGCTCGATGCGCATGTCGAAGCCGTCAAGCAGGTCGCCGTCGCCGACCGTATCGTGCTGAGCAAGGCCGACTTGGTGACCGATACCGGCGACCTTGACACGCTGCGGGCGCGCCTGCGGCAGGTCAATCCAGGTGCCGAACTGCTTGATGCCGGCAATTCAACAACAGGCGTGGCGGCGCTGTTCGACTGTGGCCTCTACAATCCCGCCACCAAATCCGCCGACGTTCGGCGCTGGCTCGGCGAGGAGGCGGCGCATGATCATGCCCACGACCATCACCATGGGCATAACCATGACCACGATCACAGTCACGATCATGGCCATCGCCACGATCAGCGCGTGCGCTCCTATTCGCTGGTCCATGACGGTCCGGTGCCGTTTTCGGCCATCGAGATGTTTCTCGACCTGCTGCGTTCGACGCATGGCGAGAAGCTGCTGCGCATGAAGGGCGTGATCGAACTTAGGGAAGATCCGTCACGACCGCTGGTCATCCACGGCGTGCAGAAGATCCTGCATCCGCCGGCAAGGCTGCCGGCCTGGCCGGACGGCCAGCGCGGCACACGGCTGGTGCTGATCACGCTCGATATGCCCGAGGACTATGTGCGCCGGCTGTTCGCCGCCTTCACCAACCGGCCGTCGATCGACACGCCCGACCGCGCGGCGCTGGAAAACAATCCGCTGGCGATCGCCGGAAGATAG
- a CDS encoding L,D-transpeptidase family protein: MFAKLARTGVLITSIAIAGCNDSSMKDFAPEANKPLPDKILADMKAKGMIRTSSVMARIFKEEGKLEIWKAKTNGRYDMVASYDICKWSGKLGPKYTEGDRQAPEGFYTVRPSQMNPRSNYHLSFNIGFPNAYDRANGRTGQNLMVHGACSSSGCYSMTDAQIEQIYAFGRDAFQGGQTEFQVEAFPFRMTAANMARYRNDPNYEFWKMLKVGYDNFEITKVPPKVDVCEKRYVFNQVAADGQTFDPTGPCPTTTQPDSLKSAYNAYQSTYDAAYNGALKASVPPPKPTIAGIKEASIVSDWSKRRARGERVPIDPPSLNNDGTVTETARMGRIDSPAGRKMAALDAEKAAKQKAEEQRLAAIEAAKQAKEAAKAQALAEKEAAKAAKEAPVATATIATPTEAAPAAETQAADAGEGTVAKLKNKLLGMFGG, encoded by the coding sequence GGCTGCAATGATTCGTCGATGAAGGACTTTGCCCCGGAAGCCAACAAGCCGCTGCCCGACAAGATCCTGGCCGACATGAAGGCCAAGGGCATGATCCGCACCTCCTCGGTGATGGCCCGCATCTTCAAGGAAGAGGGCAAGCTCGAGATCTGGAAGGCCAAGACCAACGGCCGCTACGACATGGTGGCGAGCTACGACATCTGCAAATGGTCGGGCAAGCTCGGGCCGAAATACACCGAAGGCGACCGCCAGGCGCCGGAGGGCTTCTATACGGTGCGGCCGTCGCAGATGAACCCGCGCTCGAATTACCATCTGTCCTTCAACATCGGTTTTCCCAACGCCTATGACCGCGCCAATGGCCGCACCGGCCAGAATCTGATGGTGCACGGCGCCTGTTCGTCTTCGGGCTGCTATTCGATGACCGACGCGCAGATCGAGCAGATCTATGCCTTCGGCCGCGACGCCTTCCAGGGCGGGCAGACCGAGTTCCAGGTCGAGGCCTTTCCGTTCCGCATGACCGCCGCCAACATGGCGCGCTACCGCAACGACCCGAATTATGAATTCTGGAAGATGCTGAAGGTCGGCTACGACAATTTCGAGATCACCAAGGTGCCGCCGAAGGTCGATGTCTGCGAGAAGCGCTATGTCTTCAATCAGGTTGCCGCCGACGGCCAGACCTTCGATCCGACCGGGCCGTGCCCGACGACCACGCAGCCGGACTCGCTGAAGAGCGCCTACAACGCCTATCAGAGCACCTACGACGCCGCGTACAACGGCGCGCTCAAGGCCAGCGTGCCGCCACCTAAGCCGACCATTGCCGGCATCAAGGAAGCCAGCATCGTCTCCGACTGGTCGAAGCGGCGGGCGCGCGGCGAGCGCGTGCCGATCGATCCGCCGTCGCTCAACAACGACGGCACAGTGACCGAGACGGCGCGCATGGGCCGCATCGATTCACCGGCTGGCCGCAAGATGGCGGCACTCGACGCCGAAAAGGCAGCCAAGCAGAAGGCCGAGGAGCAGAGGCTCGCCGCCATAGAGGCCGCCAAGCAAGCCAAGGAAGCCGCCAAGGCACAGGCGCTCGCCGAAAAGGAGGCGGCTAAGGCCGCCAAGGAAGCCCCAGTCGCCACCGCCACCATCGCCACCCCGACCGAGGCCGCGCCGGCAGCCGAAACACAAGCCGCCGACGCCGGCGAAGGCACGGTGGCAAAGCTGAAGAACAAGCTGCTCGGCATGTTCGGCGGCTGA